A segment of the Candidatus Brevundimonas phytovorans genome:
AGGATGCGCTCGAACAGGATGGCGGTCTCGTCCATCACGGTCGGGACGGCCTTCCTCTGCCCGAAAGGACTGACGCCCCCGACCTTGTAGCCGGTCAGGCGCTCGGCGTCGGCGGGCTTCATCATCTGGGCCGACTTGGCCCCGAGGGCGGCCGCCAGCTTCTTCATGCTGACCTCGCAGTCGGACGGGACGATGACGCAGGCGGGCTTGGCGTCCACCAGGGTCATCAGGGTCTTGAACACCTGCTCCGGCGCCCAGCCCAGGGCCTCGGCCGCCTGAAGTCCCACGCGCGGCGCGTCGGGATCGTAGTCGTAGGGGAAGAGCTCGAAGGCGACCCCGGCCTTGGTCAGGGCGAGGGTGGCGGGGGTGGTCTTGGACATGGCTCGATGCATAGCCCCGCACCAATCTTTCGTCATCCTCCGGCAAGCCGCGCAGCGGCGAAGACCGGGGGACCCAGCGGCGCCCGGAGGGGGAAACGCACCGCCCACACAGAAAAGATCGCCTTCGGCGCCGCTGGGTCCCCCGGTCTCGCTCCGCTCGCCGGAGGATGACGAAGGGAAGAGAAGCGGAGGCTTCAGCCCGCTTCGGGGTTCAGGAAGCTCTTCGTCAGCTCCACCGCCTCGGCCAGGCCCATGCGCTGGACCTCGGTTCCGGGCGGCAGGCCGGCGAACAGGCGGGTCGGACAGGCGGCGTCCAGCATCAGGAAGACGCCCTTGTCGTCGGCGCGGCGGATCAGGCGGCCAAAGGCCTGGGCGATGCGGCCGCGCGCCAGGGCGTCGTCATAAGTCTTGCCGCCGAAGCGCTCACGCCGCGCCTTGTGCAGCAAGTCAGGACGCGGCCAGGGCACACGGTCAAAGGCGAGCACGCGCAAGGACCGCCCCGGCACGTCCACCCCGTCGCGCACGGCGTCCGTGCCCAGCAGGCAGGAGTCCTGTTCGGCGCGGAAGACGTCGACCAGGGCTCCAACCTCCAGCGGATCGACGTGCTGGGCGTAGAGAGGGACGCCCGCCTTGGCGAGATCCGGCCCCAGCCGCTCATAGACGGTCTTCAGCCGGCGGATGGCGGTGAAGAGGCCGAGCCCCCCGCCGCCCGCCGCCAGGAAGAGTTCGCGCATGGCCGCCGCGATCTGGCGCGGGTCGTCCTTCATCAGGTCGTTGACGACGATGATGCGGCTGTTGGCGGCATAGTCGAAGGGGCTGTCCACCTTCAGCGTCCGCGCCGGTTCGATCAGGCGGGCCGCGCCGCTGCGCATCCGGGCCAGAGAAAACGGGTCCTCGGCCGCCGGGTCCGACAGGGTAGCGGAGGTGATCAGCACGCCGTGGGCCGGCATAATGACGGCGGCTTCCAGCGGCACGGTCGGGTCGATCCAGTGGCGGCGCAGGGCCACGTCGTGGATGCGGCCAAAGGCGGCCTCGGCGCTGAGCCAGTCCACGAAATCGGGATCGGGTTCGTCGCCGCCTTCTTCGAGCGCCGCCAGCATGGAGCGCCAGCCCGGCAAGGTCATGCGCGCGCGCCGGTCCATGCCGCGCAAGGCGCCCTCGATGCGGGCGCGGGCGGCGCCGTCCAACTCGGCGGCCTCCTCATCCAGAATGTCCTCAAGGTGGCGCGACAGGGCCAGCAGGGGCGCCTCGACGGCGGCGATGGCGCGGGCGGCGGCGCGGGCGGCCTCCAGCACCGGCTCGGTGGCCGGGCGCAGGGCGCACTCCATGCCGAACTCGGTCCCGCCGGTTTCCTGACTGCGGGCGCGAAGTTGCTCCAGGGCGGCGACGAGGAAGGCCTCGATCGGGCCGATGGGATTGATCTCGCCGGACGCCGGCGCGATGCGGCCCGACACCCCCTCGCCGGGCAGGGCGGCGGCGGCGATCATGGCGTCCTTCAGGGCCTTGGCCGCGGCCTCGTTGTCGGCGCACAGGTCGCCCAGACGCTGTTCCAGCCCGCGCCCGCGACGGCCGCGTCCCTCGGGGCCGCGGATCCAGCGGCGCAACTCGGCGGCTTCCTGACCCGAGAGGGCGGCGGAAAAGGCGCTGTCGGCGGCGTCGAACAGGTGGTGGCCCTCGTCGAAGACGATGCGTTTCAGCGCCGCCGTCTCGCCGTCCTGCTTCTGGCCGCGCGCCGAGCGGGCGCCGTCGAAGGCGGCCTGGGTCATGACCAGGGCGTGGTTGGCCACGACCAGATCGGCGCGGCGACTGGCGCGGATGGTCTTCTCGACGAAGCACAGACGGTAATGCGGACAGGCCGCGTGGACGCATTCGCCGCGCCGGTCGACCAGATTGGCCGGGCTGGCCTGATGGCTGGGGGCGGCGGCGAACAGGCCGGGCAGCCAGCCGGGATAGTCGCCGCCGGTCATGTCGCCGTCGCGGCTGTGCGCGGCCCAGCGGCTGGCCAGCCCCATGCCGATCAGGTCGCCGTTGCCCAGTTGGGCGGCCTGCATCATGTCCTGCAGGTTCAGCAGGCAGAGGTAGTTTTCGCGGCCCTTGCGCACCACCGTCTTCTTGCGGCGCTCGGCCTCGTCCGGCCACAGGGCGCGGCTTTCGCGGTCGATCTGGCGTTGCAGGGCGCGGGTATAGGTCGAGACCCAGGCCGCCCCCGAGTTGCGCTCGGCCCACAGGCTGGCGGGGGCCAGATAGCCCAGGGTCTTGCCGGTGCCGGTGCCGGCCTCGGCCAGCAGGACGCGCGGACGGCCCTCCTCGTTGCGGGGGGAAAAGGCGTAGGCGGCCTCGGCGGCGTAGTCGGACTGGGCGGGCCGGGTTTCGTCCAGACCCGAGGCCTGCAGCAGCTTGTCCAGACGGATGCGGGCGCTTTCAGAATCGACGGGGGCGGAGCCGGCCTCGCCGCGCGGGGCCTCGTCCTCCCACTCGGCGAGGCGGGACCAGACGTCCAGACCGGCGCCGCGCTCGCGCCGGTCGCGCAAGGGACCCGCCTGAAGCGCGGCCAGCACGCGCGCGCCCCAGGACCAGCCTGCCCGGTCCAGCGTCCCGGCCAGGGTGAAGGCGTCCTCGCGGCCCGGATAGGCCGGGTCGGTCAGTTCATTCAGCAGGTCGGCGGCGGCGTCGCGCAGGGCCTGGGCCTGAGCCTCGGCCCCCTTGGGCTCGGAGCGGCCCAGGGCGAGGGCCAGGCCCGACGGCGAGGGCGCGCAGAACCTGGCGGGGCGCACGAAGGCGTAGAGCTCCAGCACGTCCAGCATGTCGGTCGAGCGCGGCGGCGGACTGAGGCCCAGGCGACGGGCGGTCAGGCTGGCGTGGGCGACCATGACGGGGCCGCCGGTGAAGACGCCCTCGGCCGCGCCGCGCCCGATCTTCCTCGCGCCCGTCGCGTCGCACACGGCGCCCGCGCCCGGCGGGGTGGCCAGGGCAGGCGGCAGCTCGGCCCAAGGCTGAGTCGCGGGCTGGACGGTGGAGGGAGCGGAGACGTCGGTCACGCCCGATCCATAGCGCTCTGCGCCGCGAAACGGAACGGGAACGTTCGCCCCTCTCGCCAGAGGCCGAAAACGCGATAGGCTCGGTTCAAAGGGAGGACCGCCCATGCAGACCCGCCGCATCGCCACCGACGGCCTGACGCAACAGGTGCTGGAGGCCGGAACAGGCCCGCTGGTCCTGCTGCTGCACGGCTTTCCCGAACTGGGGATCAGCTGGCGGGCGCAGGTTCAGGCCCTGGCCGAAGCCGGTTTCCACGCCGTAGCCCCCGACATGCGCGGCTATGGCGGGACCGACAAACCCGCCGATGCAGAGGAACACACGATCCTGCATCTGGTCGGGGACATGGTCGATCTGGTGCCGGCGCTGGGGGAGGATCAGGCCGTAGTCGTCGGTCACGACTGGGGGTCGGCGGTCGCCTGGCACTGCGCCCTGATGCGGCCGGATGTGTTCCGCGCCGTGGCCGGCCTGTCGGTGCCCTTCCAGCCGCGCCGGCCCAAGGGACCGCCGACCGCGGCGATGGCGGCCATCACCAAACGGGCGGGGCTGGGCGACCTCTACATCAACCGCTTCCAGTCGCCGGAGGCCCATGTGGCGCTGGACGCCGATCCAGCGACGGCGCTGAGGAAGATGTTCTGGGCCTATGACGGCGCCACCGCACCGGCCGACCAGTCGACCGGCTTCATGCCCGAGGGCGTGTCCCTGCTGGACAGCATCGCCGACGACGCGGCCCTGCCGCCGTGGATGAGCGCGGCGCACTTCGAGGAATACGTCGCCGCCTTCAGCGGGTCAGGCTTCAAGGGACCGCTGGACTGGTATCGTTGTCTCGACCGCAACTGGCGCCTGACCGCCTTCCTGCAAGGCCAGAAGATTGCCCAGCCCGCCCTCTTCATGGTCGGCGACCGAGACCCCGTCCGCCACTACGCCGGTCCGCACGAGGCGGGGCAGAAGGACTGGCTGACGAGCCTACGCGGCCAGGTGATCCTGCCCGGCGCCGGCCACTGGCTGCAACAGGAGCGGGCGGACGCGGTCAATGCGGCGCTGATCGCCTTCATCAGCGGGCTGAGCTGAACCTAGGCCACATCAGGCCCGTCCGGCAGGGACTTGAGCCACTGCACCAGCACTTCGTGGCGAATGGGTCCGTCCGACAGGGAGACGTCGCGCGGCGGCGACAGCGGCTCGACGTCTGAGGGGGAATAGCCAAAGCGCGCCCGGAACTGGCGGCTGAAATGCGAGGCCGAGGCGAAGCCGTAGGCGTAGGCGATGTCGGCGATGGTGGGCGCGGGGCCGCTTCTCTGTCGCAGGGCGCGCCGGGCGTGATGCAGCCGCCGGTCCTGAATATAGCGCGTGACCCCGCCGTCCTCGTCAAAGGCGCGATAGAGGGAGGCGCGCGACACGCCCGCCGCCTTGGCCACGGCGTCGCTGGTGATTGCGGCGTCTCCCGCCGTCAGACGGGTTTCGATGAAGCCCTTGGCCTGACGCCGGACCGAGCGTTGCAGGGCTGTGACCTCGGACGGCGCCAGCGTTACGGCAAACCCCGTCATCCGCGCCGCGACCAGCAGCAGGGCCTGGATCGCGGCCTCGACCTCGTCGTCCGTCAGGGTGGCGGCCAGGGCGTCCAGACTGGTCAGGTGGGCGGTCAGCAGGCGCGCGCCCGGCGCATCCGGCGCGATGACCGCGCCGTGGGCCTGTCGCCCCAGCAGACAGGCCGGCACAGCCGCGCGCGGCGCGATCAGGGCGATGACGTCGACCCTCTCAAGCCGGGAGTTTCCCGGAAGCGACAGATCGCGCAGCTGAACGGCGCCAGGCGCGGCGCGGACCGACCGGCCGTCGGCGTCGCCGACCACCGCCGCCTGATGCACCGACAGGTTGAGGCCGTCCACGTCCGAGCGGCGCAGGGTCGCGGGGCTTCGCGACAGGGTCTGACAAACGGACCGCCCATAGCCGATGGCGCCGGCGTCGACCACGGTGGTGCGGGTCTCGTTGTAGAAGTTCAGCCGGTCATGGTCGCTGACGCCGGAGACCTCGTAAAAGTCGGCCATGCCATAGACGTAGCGTTCGAAGGCGTCAGGCACGGTCTGGGTTGAAACCGCCCAGGAAATCGAATTCGAGGCCATGGCGCCCTACCCTCGAACCAACAGGCCTAGTCGACGACGCGGGCGGCGGTGATACCGCGCTGCGCCAGCTTCGCCTGCAGGCTGTCGGCGCCCGCCAGATGGCCGGCGCCGACCGAGATGAAGGCTGTGCCTGAGCCGGCGAGAAGGGTCTGGATCTGATTGGCCCAGGCCTCGTTCCGGCGTGTCAGCATGACGGCGTACATTTCCGGCGATTCCGCCTTCATCTCCTGGCCGATCAGGGCGTCGATCCCTTCCACGTCGCCGGTGGACCAGGCGCTCACCATCCGCCCCAGCATGGCCTCGGCCTGATCGAACTCCTTCAGGCTCGAACGCAGCATGGCCAGTTGGGCGTCTTCGGACATGTCGGCGATGAAGCCGATCTGCTGGGGCGCCGTCTCGAAGCCCCTGATCGGCTTGCCGGCGGCGGCGGCGCGGGCATGCAGGATCTGGTCGCCGCCGTTGGTCGCGACATAGCCGGCTTTCTGGATCGAGGCGAGCGCCAGTTGCAGGCTGGCCAGCCAGGGGCGCAGCGGGTCCAGTTGCGCCGCCGTGGCGCCGACGGTGCGGGCGGCGGCGTCCAGGTCGGCCAGTTCGTCGGCGGTCAGGAGGCTGGACAGGGGGCGGTCAGGCGAAATCCCCTTGGCCTGGATCAGGGGAATGACGCCGTCCTGATTGTTCAGGTCCGCAATCTCGAACCAGTATTCATCGGCGCTGGCGAAGGCTCGATCCACGCGGGCCGTGCCCCAGGGCGTCTCGGGCTTCAGCACATGAACCGTGCCGAACAGGTAGAGGGTGGAATCCGCGTCCCGGATCACCCAGAGGGCGGGGCCGGAACCGCTGGGCGCCGCTGTGACGGCGACAGGCGCCGCCTCCGGCGTCTGGGCCATCGTGGACGGCGCCAGCAGCAAGGCCGACAGGGCGCAGCCGAGGGTCAAGGTCGCGCGGACGCAGGCGGTCAGTCGGGCGATGGGCATGGCGGACATCCTTTCAGGCGGCGGATCAAGCGAACAGCGGCGAGGGCTATTCCTCGTCCGAGAAGATGGCTTCGATCGGCAGGGCGAACAGGCGGGCGATCTTGAAGGCCAAGGGCAGGGAGGGGTCGTAGCGCCCCGTCTCGAGCGCATTGACGGTCTGGCGCGAGACGCCGAGCTCGGTCGCCAGGTGAGCCTGGCTCCAGTCGCGTTCGGCGCGCAGGACCTTGAGACGGTTGTTCATGCCGCCCCCCTCATCGACGCGCCCACCACCACCAGACCCAGGCGACGCCGTAACCGATCAGCATC
Coding sequences within it:
- the ybaK gene encoding Cys-tRNA(Pro) deacylase; its protein translation is MSKTTPATLALTKAGVAFELFPYDYDPDAPRVGLQAAEALGWAPEQVFKTLMTLVDAKPACVIVPSDCEVSMKKLAAALGAKSAQMMKPADAERLTGYKVGGVSPFGQRKAVPTVMDETAILFERILINGGQRGLLLGLAPDEAARAAGANLVDLTA
- a CDS encoding ATP-dependent DNA helicase, whose amino-acid sequence is MVAHASLTARRLGLSPPPRSTDMLDVLELYAFVRPARFCAPSPSGLALALGRSEPKGAEAQAQALRDAAADLLNELTDPAYPGREDAFTLAGTLDRAGWSWGARVLAALQAGPLRDRRERGAGLDVWSRLAEWEDEAPRGEAGSAPVDSESARIRLDKLLQASGLDETRPAQSDYAAEAAYAFSPRNEEGRPRVLLAEAGTGTGKTLGYLAPASLWAERNSGAAWVSTYTRALQRQIDRESRALWPDEAERRKKTVVRKGRENYLCLLNLQDMMQAAQLGNGDLIGMGLASRWAAHSRDGDMTGGDYPGWLPGLFAAAPSHQASPANLVDRRGECVHAACPHYRLCFVEKTIRASRRADLVVANHALVMTQAAFDGARSARGQKQDGETAALKRIVFDEGHHLFDAADSAFSAALSGQEAAELRRWIRGPEGRGRRGRGLEQRLGDLCADNEAAAKALKDAMIAAAALPGEGVSGRIAPASGEINPIGPIEAFLVAALEQLRARSQETGGTEFGMECALRPATEPVLEAARAAARAIAAVEAPLLALSRHLEDILDEEAAELDGAARARIEGALRGMDRRARMTLPGWRSMLAALEEGGDEPDPDFVDWLSAEAAFGRIHDVALRRHWIDPTVPLEAAVIMPAHGVLITSATLSDPAAEDPFSLARMRSGAARLIEPARTLKVDSPFDYAANSRIIVVNDLMKDDPRQIAAAMRELFLAAGGGGLGLFTAIRRLKTVYERLGPDLAKAGVPLYAQHVDPLEVGALVDVFRAEQDSCLLGTDAVRDGVDVPGRSLRVLAFDRVPWPRPDLLHKARRERFGGKTYDDALARGRIAQAFGRLIRRADDKGVFLMLDAACPTRLFAGLPPGTEVQRMGLAEAVELTKSFLNPEAG
- a CDS encoding alpha/beta hydrolase, giving the protein MQTRRIATDGLTQQVLEAGTGPLVLLLHGFPELGISWRAQVQALAEAGFHAVAPDMRGYGGTDKPADAEEHTILHLVGDMVDLVPALGEDQAVVVGHDWGSAVAWHCALMRPDVFRAVAGLSVPFQPRRPKGPPTAAMAAITKRAGLGDLYINRFQSPEAHVALDADPATALRKMFWAYDGATAPADQSTGFMPEGVSLLDSIADDAALPPWMSAAHFEEYVAAFSGSGFKGPLDWYRCLDRNWRLTAFLQGQKIAQPALFMVGDRDPVRHYAGPHEAGQKDWLTSLRGQVILPGAGHWLQQERADAVNAALIAFISGLS
- a CDS encoding helix-turn-helix transcriptional regulator: MASNSISWAVSTQTVPDAFERYVYGMADFYEVSGVSDHDRLNFYNETRTTVVDAGAIGYGRSVCQTLSRSPATLRRSDVDGLNLSVHQAAVVGDADGRSVRAAPGAVQLRDLSLPGNSRLERVDVIALIAPRAAVPACLLGRQAHGAVIAPDAPGARLLTAHLTSLDALAATLTDDEVEAAIQALLLVAARMTGFAVTLAPSEVTALQRSVRRQAKGFIETRLTAGDAAITSDAVAKAAGVSRASLYRAFDEDGGVTRYIQDRRLHHARRALRQRSGPAPTIADIAYAYGFASASHFSRQFRARFGYSPSDVEPLSPPRDVSLSDGPIRHEVLVQWLKSLPDGPDVA
- a CDS encoding TraB/GumN family protein, which translates into the protein MPIARLTACVRATLTLGCALSALLLAPSTMAQTPEAAPVAVTAAPSGSGPALWVIRDADSTLYLFGTVHVLKPETPWGTARVDRAFASADEYWFEIADLNNQDGVIPLIQAKGISPDRPLSSLLTADELADLDAAARTVGATAAQLDPLRPWLASLQLALASIQKAGYVATNGGDQILHARAAAAGKPIRGFETAPQQIGFIADMSEDAQLAMLRSSLKEFDQAEAMLGRMVSAWSTGDVEGIDALIGQEMKAESPEMYAVMLTRRNEAWANQIQTLLAGSGTAFISVGAGHLAGADSLQAKLAQRGITAARVVD
- a CDS encoding helix-turn-helix transcriptional regulator codes for the protein MNNRLKVLRAERDWSQAHLATELGVSRQTVNALETGRYDPSLPLAFKIARLFALPIEAIFSDEE